The Coleofasciculus sp. FACHB-1120 region AGTGTTAAATCTGGTTGTTCGTGCTTGCGCTTCGCCTGTCTGCCTAGGTAGGAATAAACTTTTTGCTCAGCGTTATCCCGAATGGTGCAGGTGTTGTACAGGATCAGGTTTGCATTTTCAGGTTCCTCTGACCATTCAAAGCCCATATTTTCCAGGATGCCAGCCATACGCTCTGAGTCGGCTTTGTTCATCTGGCAGCCAAAGGTGGTGATGTGATACCGGCGGGGAGAAGTGGTCATGGACGGCTACAACAAATCAATGAAAGTAATCGGAACTGTATATCTATAGTACCTATCTGGAGAATACAGCTATCGCGTCTTTACATCGAAAACTTCCAAAATTGCCCGTGAGCGTTGCCAAAGTTCGAGAGCGATCGCTCTCACGGTAGCCAAGCACCTATATCCAAGCATCTATAACCCCAGCAGCGGTGAGTCGGCGTTCTTACCCCTTCAGGCAAGCCTATATTTTCTGACGCTTGTAAAAAATTGCGGGAACAAAGTAGGGCGTTTATTCTACGAATTCAGCAAGAAATTACTGCATTTTAAACTCAGTTATTCAGATTGTTTTGCAATTTTATCCTGATTATGCATCAGAGAGTCCGAATCAGGCAATAGAAGCTCTGACGAGACATCTACTATGCGCCTTTACAGCTCCCTCTTCTTATCAAGCCTGTTAGTTACTGGTTTTGCGGTGAATTTACCAAACGTTCGGGATCTCTCGGAAAATTTGCAGCAAACAGATTCAGCTCAAAAACACTTATTCACCCATGATTCAAGGCATGACAGTGCCCATCGCGGTAGCGGACGAAGAGGAAGAGGAAATTCTGAAGCCGCTTTGAGGGCGTCGCTTCATCTTGATTTGACATAGAAGTCAACCCAGGCTCGCCCAGTTCCACAGGTCGGTTTTTCTATTTTCTGTGAGGATTAAAACAGTCAACATTAGCCAAATAATCACCAAATTCTAAAAGCCCGTTTTCTTGAAGAAAACGGGCTTTTTGTATGAGCCTTTTGGATTGGCTTATTTCACCTTGTTTTAAGAAAAATAGATAATTTTTTAGCCAAAAAATTGTAGATAAATTCTCTATTAGATGCAATACATTAGTATGGGGTATGGCATTGCCCTGCCCCCTACTGAACGTTAGAATCGCAATATATTTCACCCAGCAGAGAAACCCCAATAGAGAAACGCCATAGATGTAACCTTGGAAATTAGCGAAGAAGGCGATCGCTCTCTGGGTTGATGAAGGTCTGGTTTAATGAAGGAGTCGCCCGAGGATAGAGAAAGGCGAGATTTCGAGCCTTGAGGGTCTGTAGAGGCACTCTTGCTTGCGCCCCTACAGAAGATTCAACGAGACTTCAAAACAACATTGATAGGCTCCTAGGCTGGTTTCCAGGTGCCGTGGAAGCTAGGGGGGATCGTACTGGGTAATCCCAAACGACACGCAGGTTGCTCCGAAAGGCGATCGCTATTCATAACCCAGACTTCGCTAGTATCGGTGTTGCCGTCATACACCACCGTTAACGCCCAACCCTGTTCGGGATTTAGAGCATCAGGGGCATAGATGGGTTCTGAGGGATAACGATTCTCACCCAAATCGGCTTCTTCTAGAGTGTCAGTTTTAGAGTCAAAACGAGCGATCGCGCCAAATTGTTCTTGGCTAATCTCTACACCCTGCCGATGTACCGATAGATAAGTATGGGGCGAAGCTTGACCAACCAGATGCTGTGGCACAACCGGGAACTCACAGTGCCGATCTAAGACTTCTTGGATGCTTGTTACCTGACTCCTTGCCGGGTTGAGATGAATTTGCCACAGGGTACTCTTGACACGAGTCCGGGTTTCACCCGTCGCGACTTCTTTGAGATACTGATTGGTCTGAAAGTCTTCGTAGCGGACAACATCCACAATTACCGATCCGCTGGCATCTACATAGCCATTCGCAAAGTGCCACTGATACCAGGGTTCAGTTTCGCCACGACTTACCAACGACAGGGTTTCGCGGTCAAAAACCAAAAACTGAGTTCCCAGCTTTGGTTGCCACTCCAGCGCATCGCTATAGCTGCTGATGCCTGTTAGCAATGGCAGCGCGTTCACTCGCACTGGCGGCACGAAAAAGACTAAATACTGCCCAGCGAGGACAAAATCATGCACCATTGGGATGCCATCTAGTTGAACTGCCGTCTTTTGGAGAATCTTGCCTGTGGAGTCACTTTTATAAATATTCAGGGTTGCATTCCGTCCGGGTGAAACCCCAAAGTTAAAAATTTCCCCAGTCTGGGCGTCGCGCTTGGGATGAGCGGAATAAGATAATCCGTCACCCAATCCCGATAAATTATCTAATCCCCAAGTTTCCAGGGTTTGCAGGTCGAGGGCGTGGGGTTTGCCGCCTTCCCACAGTGCCAGCAGTTTATCCGGCAAAGCCAGTACCGAGGTATTGGCGGCATTTTTAATCGGTTTGAACCATTGATTCCAGATGGGGCCTGGTGCGGTCATGCCATAGTTGCCATAGAGCAATTGATTTGCTTTGGCTTCCTCTTGGTATCCCTCTGATTGAACGTAGCGATAGACACCAGAGGCACCAGCATCACTGAAATGCACCCCTAGAATCGCACCATCCCCATCAAACCAGTGTCCCACCCGGATGCCGCCACGTTCTAAGCGGGCTGGGCCGTTGCGGTAGAGGGTGCCGCGCAACCCTTCCGGGATTTTGCCAGAAAGGAGCGGGAGGGGAGTCAGAGGAAATTCTTGTGCAGGTTGGGCGATCGCATTTGCCCAAGCTTTACGGGTTGACGGTTTCGTGGCTGTGGTCATAGTTCAGAAATAGAACGCAACAGAATGGGGATAAAATTAAGTAATGTTAAGCAAGGTCTTTCTTGAGTGTGAACGATCTTGCGGGCGTGCTGCTATATGAGAGGAAGTGCGATCGCAAAACGCCGACGTGTCGGTTCGCATCCTATGATTTACAGGGAAGGGATCGCGATCGCTAGAGTAAAAATTGGCTTTATATGAAGAAACTGATTAGAGGGCTGCGTGAGTTTCAAAGCAACTACTTCAGCGAACACCAGGAATTGTTCGAGCAACTCGCTCACGGTCAGAAACCGAGGGTGCTGTTCATCGCCTGCTCTGATTCTCGCATCGATCCGAATTTGATTACTCAGGCGGCTGTCGGCGAACTGTTTGTCATCCGCAATGCTGGCAACCTGATTCCGCCGTTTGGTGCAACGAATGGCGGCGAAGGTGCAACCGTTGAATATGCTGTTCATGCTTTAGATATCCAGCAAATTGTTGTCTGCGGTCACTCCCACTGCGGCGCGATGAAAGGGCTGTTAAAGTTGGAGGGTTTGGAGGCAGAAATGCCGTTGGTTTACGAGTGGTTAAAACACGCAGAAGCGACACGTCGGCTGATTAGAGAGAACTACACGGGGCTTTCTGGCGAAGAACTTTTGGAAGCCACGATTGCTGAGAACGTACTAACGCAAATCGAAAATCTGCGGACTTATCCAGTGATTCGCGCTAAACTTCACCGAGGCAAACTGTCTCTCCACGCCTGGATTTATCACATTGAAACGGGAGATGTTTGGGGGTACGATACTATCCGTCAGGAGTACCTACCACTCTACAGCCAGCTTTCCACCAATCACGATGAATCTGTAGAGCCTAAACCTGAGCGAATCGCCTCAATGCTGTTATCTCCGGAGCAAGCAGAACGCATTTACAGAGGTTCTACCGCGCGATAAAAGTGTACGTTATTAAGCGTTTATCTGCTGGTACCTGCAATTTCAGTTATTAGGAGCCAGCAGCATTCTTTCCTCTATCTCTTCCCATGTTTTGGGCGACACTCGCACCGCTGCTTGTTTGCACTGCAATACCAGGTAATTGGCATAGAGATAATTGTTGTATGCCTTTATTTCTTCTTTAGTTAAATTGACCATTTCTAAGCTGAGATTGAAAGCATTGAGCAAGGTTTGCAGGAGACGATTGTTAAATTCCCGCCACGCTAACCCTGATTGTTCATAGTCAGGAATTTTTGCTTTGAGTGCTTGCAGTCGGGCAATCAGCACAGTAAAATTTACATTCTTAAAGATTTTTAGTTTTTCAATTTCACCAGTGTTTCTGATAGCAATGGTGATGGCGTCGGCGTCGGGGAAGGCGATGGCGATGGCGATGGCGTTAGTGTCGGTGTCGGCGTAGGCGTAGGCGATGGCATTGGCGACGCTGACAGCGTTGGAGAAGGTGCCGATGTTGACATTGGCGATGACGTTGGCGATGGCGATGGCGATGGTGTTGGCGATCGCCCTTTTACCCACGGGTTTAATATTACTTTCAGATCCCGTCGTTGCTTGTTCTGCCCAATTAAGTAAAGCTTGTAACTTGGATGTTCGGAATCGAAATGGAAATTTACGGGGGTTGATATACTTTTTAGCTTCTTTTTCCATCAGCAACAGCAATTCATCTGCACCACCACGCATTAACCCAGCTATCAGCAAAAAGACCTCTTGCCATCGTTGATCTGTGAGGTGTTCGGTAACTAGCTTCTCGATTTGCCGATGATCGTCAATATACTGAGCAGTTAAATATTCCTGTAACGTCAAATGAGAGAAAGAAAATATATCCTCCGCTCGCTCTACTAAGATACCTTGTTGAATAGCAATCGCATTCAGAACCGCTTCGCCGTCTAGATGTTGAGGCGCATTCAAATTACTCGCCAAAAAGGTTTTGATTTGCTCAACAACCTCTCGCTGCGAGAAAAATAATCGATCTGCCTCGAAACCTTTGTAGGCAATCTCAGATAGAAGTATCTCTTCTAGCTCTGTATGCAGTCCTTGATAAATTTCATCTTGCAAAATTCGCTTTTCTGATGCCCATTCCTCTAATAATATCCGCAACGCTTTGCGATACAGAACGCTACGATTATCAGGAAAACTTTGGGAACGGTCATATACCAGACAGAGAAACGTTAACAATAAGGGTGTCTGAGCTAATTCTTTGGCAGCTTTATGTTCTGGTTTTTGCAGGATCTCCCAGCATTTTGGTGCTGTTCCCGTCTGTTTATCGGCCTCTGACTGAAACCAGTTATTAATAAACTGCTCAATCTGAATATCATCAAAATCTGCCATTGCCACATCGCTAAACCGACGGAACCCACTGCGATAGGCAGCAGTGCGACAGGAGGCAATGAAGCGATTTTTATCATGTTGGTCAACAAAGTCCTGGATTTGACCAATTGCCTCATTCAAATTCTTTGTCGGCACTTCATCTAAACCATCCAGCAAAATTAGCAACTTGCCATTTTTTAATAATTCTTTGGTAGATTCTTCAGGTGAAGGGAAACCACAAGTGCGAAACTCATCACTGATGGCTTTCTCAATATTGATGTCACCATCGCTAAATCTTTTGAGTTCGATGAAAACGGGGATACAGGAGTGCTTAAATTCTCCCTTGTTGATCTTGAGTGCTTCCAGTCCCATGCGCCGCAAAAATGTGGATTTTCCCGCTCCTGGGCCACCCAGTACCATTAGATACTGCTTTTCTTTAGCAACCTTCATTCCGTCTTGCTTTGGACAGTCTTTATTCTGATAACTGCGCCTTTGTGCTTCGCGGAAAGCTGTTTCTAAGCTATCAATTGTTTCAAACTGCCGAATATTCCTATCATCTAAAAACTGAACCCCTGTATAGACTGACTCTAAAGCTATAGGCTCTCGCATTTCCAAAACTTTTACTTTTAGAATGCCATGACGCTTAGTATAATTTTTGAGATATTGGTGCGATGCGTCATAAATTAGCTGCTGAGTTTTCTCATTTAGACTTCCGCCTACCCGGCTTAAAGCTTTACCTCCACCGTCCCAAACCGTTTTAATCACAACGCCAGCTAGACCTTTGATTGCTGCATCTGCAACTACGGGTTCAAATCCTGTCATAGGGGTAGGGATAAGTTGGTTTTAGTTATTTCTACAAGTTAGCCGTTGCTTTTTCCAGACGGCTAATCCTAATTCAATAGGTTTTGATGTGGCTCCTTTGATCGAGTCTAGCCCGTTGAAAAAAGCACCATTCTCAATCGGGCGGTTGAAACCGCAGCTACACAAACAAAACCTGCCTACGCAGGTTTCAAAACCCGGAATTTTCCTCAGTCCGCGTTAGCGTAGCGTGCGCGTAAGCGCATAGGCGGACTTGGTTTGTATAGCCGCGAATTCCATTCGCCAGGGCTGGTCACTTCTTAGGAAGGATGGAGCAAAAACCTACCGACTTGCTGCTTCAGCCGTTTCCTGCTTTTGGGCAGATCCCTGAGTTCCTAGCTGAATAAGCTCAATCTTGTAGCCATTCGGGTCTTCCACAAAAGCAATCACCGTGGAACCGTGCTTCATTGGCCCCGGTTCCCGCGACACCTTGCCGCCACGAGCCTTAATTTCATTACAGGTGGCGTAAATATCATCAACGCCAAGAGCTATATGACCGTAGGCATCTCCCAGGTTATACTGCTCTACGCCCCAGTTGTAGGTTAATTCCACAACTGTATGGTCAGATTCGTCACCGTAACCCACAAATGCCAGCGTGAACTTCCCATCCGGATAATCTTTGCGGCGCAGTAACTTCATGCCCAGCACGTCGCAGTAAAATTTCAAAGACTCTTCTAGGTTGCCGACTCGCAACATCGTATGTAGCATTCGCATCGTTTTGATCCCGAATTCCTTTTTAATATGACGTTTGAGTGTCCGCTCAGGACGTATTCTATTTCAATCCCCGATCGGGATCTTTACACAACAACCCACGCCACCATAGAAACCATATTACATTCAGCCACGCTAGGTGTTTTCGACAAGGGATGACCACCGCTATAACCAGCTGGCTAAAAAGCCTATCTAAGGTTTGCTGATGTGTGAGACACTTGCAATTTTGCTACTGAAGGGTGAAACGGAATGATTAACACGCCAGATACTGCCATCGACGCCATTGTGGCTCGTGAAATTCTCGACTCGCGGGGGCGTCCCACAGTGGAAGCCGAAGTCTATCTGATCAACGGTGTGATGGGATTGGCTCAAGTTCCCAGCGGCGCTTCTACAGGGACTTTTGAAGCCCACGAACTGCGGGATGAGGATGCCAGCCGCTACGGTGGCAAAGGCGTCCTCCAAGCCGTCCAGAATGTCGAGGAGAAAATTGCTCCTGAGTTGTTGGAGATGGATGCGCTCGATCAGGTTTTGGTTGACCGCACGATGATTGAGCTGGATGGCTCGGAAAATAAATCGAATTTGGGAGCCAATGCTATTCTCGCCGTCTCCCTGGCAACTGCAAAAGCGGGTGCAGCGGCTCTGGAATTACCGCTCTATCGCTATCTCGGTAGTCCCTTATCGAATGTGCTGCCGGTGCCGTTGATGAACGTTATCAACGGCGGTGCCCACGCGGATAATAACGTGGATTTCCAAGAATTTATGATTGTGCCGGTCGGGGCATCTTCGTTTAAGGAAGCGCTGCGTTGGGGTGCCGAGGTGTTTGCGGCTCTCAGCAAAGTTTTAAAGGACAAAAACTTGCTGACTGGCGTTGGCGATGAAGGCGGTTTTGCTCCTAATTTAGAGTCCAATCAAGCGGCTTTGGAACTATTAGTGGCGGCGATTGAAAAGGCTGGCTATAAACCCGGAGAAGACGTGGCACTGGCGCTAGATGTTGCTGCCAGTGAGTTCTATAAAGAAGGGCAGTATGTCTACGATGGCTCATCTCACTCCCCGGCTGACTTTATTGAGTATCTAGGTAAATTGGTGGGACAGTATCCAATTGTCTCAATTGAGGACGGACTGCACGAAGAAGACTGGGAAAACTGGAAACTATTAACCGAGAAAATGGGCGATCGCGTTCAACTCATCGGCGACGATCTCTTTGTCACGAACCCCATCCGCCTGCAAAAAGGCATTGAGCAAGCCGCCGCTAACTCGATCCTGATTAAACTCAACCAAATTGGTTCTCTTACGGAAACTCTGGAAACGATTGAACTGGCTACCCGCAACGGATTCCGGTCAATCATCAGCCATCGCTCCGGTGAAACTGAAGACACCACGATTGCCGATTTAGCCGTAGCCACGAGAGCCGGACAAATCAAAACAGGTTCGCTTTGTCGCAGCGAACGGGTGGCGAAATACAACCGACTGCTGCGAATTGAAGATGAATTGGGCGATCGCGCAGTTTATGCGGCTACGATTGGGCTAGGCCCCCGCTAAAGCGGATTAATTCGGGCAGTTTGTGCCAGATGATCGGGTGGCTCGTTCAGGAATTCAGTCAATTTGTCTGTTGTCTATAAAAGGATTGACCGACTTTTGCACAACTCAAGATGAAACTAAAAATCCTAGCGATCGCCACCCTATTTGCTCCCCTGTCTGTGTCAGCAGCCGTCCGAGCCGAAGCAGTCAGACCGTTCCCTCAAATTCAACCCTGTAATAACTGTCAGCTCATCAGCGCTACTGAAACGATTCCAGCCACTCAAGAGGATTGGCAGGAGTTTTCTTCCTCTGATGGAGGCTTTGTGGTGCTAATGCCGGAAAGCCCAGAGGAAGAAACCTATACCGAGGAAGCTGAAGAGGGCAACGTTGAACAGCATTTGTTTACAGCCGATACGTCGGATGGTGTGTTTTTAGTCTCCTATGCTGACTTTGCCAAAGAGATCGAAGAGCTAGAGGCTGAAGAACTCTTGGATGCGGCGACTGAGGGTTATATAACCGAGGGTGCGAAGTTAATCGCTCAGCGCCCAATTTCACTGCATGGAAGTCCTGGCAGAGAAATTAAGTACAAAGATGCTGACGGTTCTATTGGTCAATCTCGGATTTTTCTGGTGAACAAGCGGCTGTACCAAGTCAGCACGCTTGGTTCAAACGCTAAAGATGTTCAAAAGTTTTTCGGCTCATTTCAATTGATGCCGTAATCAAAGTATTTGGACTATTTTTTCACATAAACTCATTCACATTCTGTAGGGGCGTGTTTGTGCCATGCGTCTACACCAGGAATTAGGGGTGAATAAATACTACAACCTGCGATCGCTCTTTGCCAGCCAATTATTTTAGATACCCGTTTTCTAGACTAGAAAACGGGTTTTTGGTATGCCTCTAGCGATGCAATATTTTATTCAGCGGCGATTGAGTTGCGCGATCGCGTCAAATTTTTTCCCGCCGCAGCTAACTTCAGGAAGTCCCTCTGATTGCCAATACCAGCCGCTGATTCGACGACTCCGAAAAACCGATCCCTCAGCCATCCAACTCAACACCCAAAATCTGAAAGTAGATCGTTATGGATAAAAACTGAGTTGAGGTAAGCCAAGGGTTTCTTCCATACCCAGCATCAAGTTAAGACACTGGAGAGCTTGACCAGCTTGACCTTTGATTAAATTATCAATCGCTGACATGACAATGACCCGATCGGTGCGGGGATCAACTTCGATGCCGATATAGCAAAGATTAGTCCCGCAAGCCCATTTCGTTTGGGGGTAGATGCCGCCTGGTAATATTTTGACAAAAGGCGAAGCACGGTAGAAGGCTGAAAAGATGGTAATCAAGTCTTCTCTCACTAACCCCGGATCGCGCAAGTTGGCATAAACGGTTGCTAGAATCCCGCGCACCATTGGAATCAGGTGAGGGGTAAACTGTACCGTAACTTCGTGACCGGCGAGATCGCTACAAACTTGCTCAATTTCGGGGGTATGTCGGTGCCGTCCACCAACACCATAAGCTCCTAGCGTATTATCTGCCTCAGCCAGCAACAAATTAGTTTTCGCTTGCCGTCCGCCCCCGGAGGTGCCAGATTTAGCGTCGATAATCGCAGTTTCTGGCAAGACTAAGCCTTGCTTGAGTAGCGGCGAGAGTGCTAGCAAACTGGCGGTGGGATAGCAACCAGCGCAACCCACTAACTGAGCGTCAGCAATGCGATCGCGGTATAGTTCCGGTAAGCCGTAAACCGCTGTAGTTGCGAGTTCTCTGTCTTGACGTTCTCCACCGTACCAAGCTTGATAGGTTTCCGGGTTGGAAAATCGGTAATCGGCGGATAAATCCAGCACTTTGCACCCCTTCGCCACTAGCGTCGGTGCCATCTGATAGGCAAGACCGTTGGGCAAAGAGAGAAAAACAGCTTGACAGCGATTGGCAATGGTATCTAAATCAAGCGGTTCTATCTTTAAGTCAACGCGATGACCTAAATGGGGGTAAAGGTCGGAAAATGACTTTCCAGCGCTACTCTCGCCGCCTAGGTAAACCAGTTCGACTCCTGGATGCTCCATCAAGAGTCGTACAAGTTGCACACCACCATAGCCTGACGCGCCAACAATTCCAACAGGCACGCGCCCTAAATCACCCATGATGCTTGTTCCCTAAAAAGTTTAAATTTTAAACGCTCAGCGGTCAGCAAAGCGCAGTCAACCAAAGTCAGTACTGAGCGATCAGCATACGGCATTGCCATGTCCCCAATGGTTGCTGAATAGAATTTCTTTGTCATTGCTTATTCCTCAGTCCTGCTAAAAGCTGATGGCTGAAAGCGACTTTTGCTGCATTGTAGTATTAAAACTAAGATTTGGTGGTAGAAATATCAGCGTCATCATTTAGGGTTACAAGGTTAGCTGCGGCGAATTCAAGGTTGGCTAGAGCAACTGTTCGGGGAGTGACCGACTCTTTTGGGAATTTATCCTTATAGAAAAGCACCGCTCCAATTGATATTTTGGGCGGTGCTGCGTGGTCTAATTAGCGTTATAAATCAACATCATGACACACTTGACAAAACGTTTTCTATTGTGAACACTATAAGTATCATTGAATTGAATATTTTTGTGGCGGCATCTTATGTTTTCGACTGAGGTGACTAGACTTTTGGGCAAACCGTACTTTCAGGCTCCAAACTGCCTGATTTATAACATTGATTGTTTGGAAGCAATGCAAAAATTGCCAAAGGAATGCATTGCTTTAACAGTCACAAGCCCGCCCTATAACATTGGGAAAGAGTATGAAAAACCGCTACCACTAGATGAATATTTAAATTGGTGTGAAAAGTGGATAGTTAAGGTTCACCATATTACATCGTCAAGTGGTGCCTTTTGGCTAAACTTGGGCTATTTGTCCATTCCAACTCGTGCTAAAGCGATTCCTATTTCATATCTTCTTTGGAATAGGATTCCCTTCTATTTAATTCAAGAAGTTGTTTGGAACTATGGTGCTGGAGTGGCAGGAACTAAGTTTTTTTCACCAAGAAACGAGAAATTTTTGTGGTATGTCAAGAATCCCGATAAATATACTTTTAATCTTGATGATGTTAGAGATCCAAATGTAAAATATCCAAATCAAAAAAAGAACGGTAAAATTAAAGTAAATGTTTTAGGTAAAAATCCTACTGATGTATGGGAATTTCCTAAAGTTACATCTGGTCAAAATAGAGCCTCAAAAGAACGCACTTCTCATCCAGCGCAATTTCCAATTGCTGTAATTGAGCGAATAATAAAGTCTGCATCCAATTTAAACGAGATTGTTTTAGATCCATTTATGGGATCGGGTACTACTGCCGTTACTGCTTTAAGTTTACAACGCCCCGTTATTGGTTTCGAGATTCAAAAAGAATACTGTGAAGTTGCTGCCAATAGGATTGATAATTTTCTAACTAGAAATCAAGCCAGTAAAGCGCAATTGTCTTTGTCTTTAGATAATTCTCCAAATTCAGATGAGGAGTTAT contains the following coding sequences:
- a CDS encoding NACHT domain-containing protein, with amino-acid sequence MTGFEPVVADAAIKGLAGVVIKTVWDGGGKALSRVGGSLNEKTQQLIYDASHQYLKNYTKRHGILKVKVLEMREPIALESVYTGVQFLDDRNIRQFETIDSLETAFREAQRRSYQNKDCPKQDGMKVAKEKQYLMVLGGPGAGKSTFLRRMGLEALKINKGEFKHSCIPVFIELKRFSDGDINIEKAISDEFRTCGFPSPEESTKELLKNGKLLILLDGLDEVPTKNLNEAIGQIQDFVDQHDKNRFIASCRTAAYRSGFRRFSDVAMADFDDIQIEQFINNWFQSEADKQTGTAPKCWEILQKPEHKAAKELAQTPLLLTFLCLVYDRSQSFPDNRSVLYRKALRILLEEWASEKRILQDEIYQGLHTELEEILLSEIAYKGFEADRLFFSQREVVEQIKTFLASNLNAPQHLDGEAVLNAIAIQQGILVERAEDIFSFSHLTLQEYLTAQYIDDHRQIEKLVTEHLTDQRWQEVFLLIAGLMRGGADELLLLMEKEAKKYINPRKFPFRFRTSKLQALLNWAEQATTGSESNIKPVGKRAIANTIAIAIANVIANVNIGTFSNAVSVANAIAYAYADTDTNAIAIAIAFPDADAITIAIRNTGEIEKLKIFKNVNFTVLIARLQALKAKIPDYEQSGLAWREFNNRLLQTLLNAFNLSLEMVNLTKEEIKAYNNYLYANYLVLQCKQAAVRVSPKTWEEIEERMLLAPNN
- the gloA gene encoding lactoylglutathione lyase: MRMLHTMLRVGNLEESLKFYCDVLGMKLLRRKDYPDGKFTLAFVGYGDESDHTVVELTYNWGVEQYNLGDAYGHIALGVDDIYATCNEIKARGGKVSREPGPMKHGSTVIAFVEDPNGYKIELIQLGTQGSAQKQETAEAASR
- a CDS encoding carbonic anhydrase, whose amino-acid sequence is MKKLIRGLREFQSNYFSEHQELFEQLAHGQKPRVLFIACSDSRIDPNLITQAAVGELFVIRNAGNLIPPFGATNGGEGATVEYAVHALDIQQIVVCGHSHCGAMKGLLKLEGLEAEMPLVYEWLKHAEATRRLIRENYTGLSGEELLEATIAENVLTQIENLRTYPVIRAKLHRGKLSLHAWIYHIETGDVWGYDTIRQEYLPLYSQLSTNHDESVEPKPERIASMLLSPEQAERIYRGSTAR
- the argC gene encoding N-acetyl-gamma-glutamyl-phosphate reductase; the encoded protein is MGDLGRVPVGIVGASGYGGVQLVRLLMEHPGVELVYLGGESSAGKSFSDLYPHLGHRVDLKIEPLDLDTIANRCQAVFLSLPNGLAYQMAPTLVAKGCKVLDLSADYRFSNPETYQAWYGGERQDRELATTAVYGLPELYRDRIADAQLVGCAGCYPTASLLALSPLLKQGLVLPETAIIDAKSGTSGGGRQAKTNLLLAEADNTLGAYGVGGRHRHTPEIEQVCSDLAGHEVTVQFTPHLIPMVRGILATVYANLRDPGLVREDLITIFSAFYRASPFVKILPGGIYPQTKWACGTNLCYIGIEVDPRTDRVIVMSAIDNLIKGQAGQALQCLNLMLGMEETLGLPQLSFYP
- a CDS encoding carotenoid oxygenase family protein, with amino-acid sequence MTTATKPSTRKAWANAIAQPAQEFPLTPLPLLSGKIPEGLRGTLYRNGPARLERGGIRVGHWFDGDGAILGVHFSDAGASGVYRYVQSEGYQEEAKANQLLYGNYGMTAPGPIWNQWFKPIKNAANTSVLALPDKLLALWEGGKPHALDLQTLETWGLDNLSGLGDGLSYSAHPKRDAQTGEIFNFGVSPGRNATLNIYKSDSTGKILQKTAVQLDGIPMVHDFVLAGQYLVFFVPPVRVNALPLLTGISSYSDALEWQPKLGTQFLVFDRETLSLVSRGETEPWYQWHFANGYVDASGSVIVDVVRYEDFQTNQYLKEVATGETRTRVKSTLWQIHLNPARSQVTSIQEVLDRHCEFPVVPQHLVGQASPHTYLSVHRQGVEISQEQFGAIARFDSKTDTLEEADLGENRYPSEPIYAPDALNPEQGWALTVVYDGNTDTSEVWVMNSDRLSEQPACRLGLPSTIPPSFHGTWKPA
- a CDS encoding site-specific DNA-methyltransferase; protein product: MFSTEVTRLLGKPYFQAPNCLIYNIDCLEAMQKLPKECIALTVTSPPYNIGKEYEKPLPLDEYLNWCEKWIVKVHHITSSSGAFWLNLGYLSIPTRAKAIPISYLLWNRIPFYLIQEVVWNYGAGVAGTKFFSPRNEKFLWYVKNPDKYTFNLDDVRDPNVKYPNQKKNGKIKVNVLGKNPTDVWEFPKVTSGQNRASKERTSHPAQFPIAVIERIIKSASNLNEIVLDPFMGSGTTAVTALSLQRPVIGFEIQKEYCEVAANRIDNFLTRNQASKAQLSLSLDNSPNSDEELCLERYF
- the eno gene encoding phosphopyruvate hydratase; protein product: MINTPDTAIDAIVAREILDSRGRPTVEAEVYLINGVMGLAQVPSGASTGTFEAHELRDEDASRYGGKGVLQAVQNVEEKIAPELLEMDALDQVLVDRTMIELDGSENKSNLGANAILAVSLATAKAGAAALELPLYRYLGSPLSNVLPVPLMNVINGGAHADNNVDFQEFMIVPVGASSFKEALRWGAEVFAALSKVLKDKNLLTGVGDEGGFAPNLESNQAALELLVAAIEKAGYKPGEDVALALDVAASEFYKEGQYVYDGSSHSPADFIEYLGKLVGQYPIVSIEDGLHEEDWENWKLLTEKMGDRVQLIGDDLFVTNPIRLQKGIEQAAANSILIKLNQIGSLTETLETIELATRNGFRSIISHRSGETEDTTIADLAVATRAGQIKTGSLCRSERVAKYNRLLRIEDELGDRAVYAATIGLGPR